One Pectobacterium cacticida genomic window, TCAGTCTCAATCTTTTTTGGCATCAGGTTCAGAATCAGCACCTTGAGCGGACGAATTTCCTGAGTTTTAGCGCGCGATGATGTCATCACAAAAACATTTTCATTACGCAGAAAATTAACAGCTGGCAACTCATCAGGAACCCGAATTGGCATAACCTTATATCCTCAAAGCATACGTTTAAACGTTTAGACATCCAGATGCCTGAAGATAGCGAGTTTTTGTATTGATGTCGAGAGTGCAACGCATAAGGTGAAAATGTTTCACGAACACAGTATTTGCTGTCTATCCAACTTTGATTTTGAAAGGAACAACGCGCACGATAAGCCGCTGCAATGATCCCATCACCCGTCCGCTCGCCCGACCACCGCGAACGTAAACGGCACCCTCACGTGCTTCATCGTTGTGATCAACTTATGGCAGGACTTTCCCCCGCAGGAATGTGCTCATGCTGGGCGCAGCACAGCAAAAAGCCCCTGTCTTGCGACAGGGGCTTTCCACTTATTTGAAGCCTGGCAGTTCCCTACTCTCACATGGGGAGACCCCACACTACCATCGGCGCTACGGCGTTTCACTTCTGAGTTCGGCATGGGGTCAGGTGGGACCACCGCGCTATCGCCGCCAGGCAAATTTCTCGTCTCTTCCTGAGACTCGCCCTTCGGGTCGTCGCTTTGCGACGCACAAAATCGTTCCAGACGATTTGTCTCCTCCCTTCTCAGGCCAGCGCTCCGCGCTGTTTTATGTCCACGCCATCGCGCAAACATTTAATCTTCAATCTTCGAACAAGCTGAATATCGTTCTCTATGCGTCTTTCATCTCTCAAAACACCTTCGGTGTTGTAAGGTTAAGCCTCTCGGGTCATTAGTACTGGTCAGCTCAACGTATCGCTACGCTTACACACCCAGCCTATCTACGTCGTCGTCTTCAACGGCCCTTCAGGGGCATCTTGTGCCCAGGGAAGACTCATCTCGAGGCAAGTTTCCCGCTTAGATGCTTTCAGCGGTTATCTCTTCCGCACGTAGCTACCGGGCAATGCAATTGGCATCACAACCCGTACACCAGCGGTGCGTTCACTCCGGTCCTCTCGTACTAGGAGCAACCCCTCTCAATCTTCCTACGCCCACGGCAGATAGGGACCGAACTGTCTCACGACGTTCTAAACCCAGCTCGCGTACCACTTTAAATGGCGAACAGCCATACCCTTGGGACCTACTTCAGCCCCAGGATGTGATGAGCCGACATCGAGGTGCCAAACACCGCCGTCGATATGAACTCTTGGGCGGTATCAGCCTGTTATCCCCGGAGTACCTTTTATCCGTTGAGCGATGGCCCTTCCATTCAGAACCACCGGATCACTAAGACCTGCTTTCGCACCTGCTCGAGCTGTCACTCTCGCAGTCAAGCTAGCTTATGCCTTTGCACTAACCTCCTGATGTCCGACCAGGATTAGCTAACCTTCGTGCTCCTCCGTTACGCTTTGGGAGGAGACCGCCCCAGTCAAACTACCCACCAGACACTGTCCGCAACCCCGCTCAGGGGCCCACGTTAGAACATCAAACATTAAAGGGTGGTATTTCAAGGTTGGCTCCACGCAGACTGGCGTCCACGCTTCAAAGCCTCCCACCTATCCTACACATCAAGGCTCAAGGTTCAGTGTCAAGCTATAGTAAAGGTTCACGGGGTCTTTCCGTCTTGCCGCGGGTACACTGCATCTTCACAGCGAGTTCAATTTCACTGAGTCTCGGGTGGAGACAGCCTGGCCATCATTACGCCATTCGTGCAGGTCGGAACTTACCCGACAAGGAATTTCGCTACCTTAGGACCGTTATAGTTACGGCCGCCGTTTACCGGGGCTTCGATCAAGAGCTTCGCCTTGCGGCTTACCCCATCAATTAACCTTCCGGCACCGGGCAGGCGTCACACCGTATACGTCCACTTTCGTGTTTGCACAGTGCTGTGTTTTTAATAAACAGTTGCAGCCAGCTGGTATCTTCGACTGGTCTTAGCTCCATCCGCCAGGGACTTCACCAACTCCAGCGTGCCTTCTCCCGAAGTTACGGCACCATTTTGCCTAGTTCCTTCACCCGAGTTCTCTCAAGCGCCTGAGTATTCTCTACCTGACCACCTGTGTCGGTTTGGGGTACGATTCGATGTGACCTGGTGCTTAGAGGCTTTTCCTGGAAGCGTAGCATCGGTTACTTCATCACCGTAGTGACTCGTCATCACGCCTCAGTGTTAACAATGACCCGGATTTTCCTAAGTCATCCACCTTCACGCTTAAACCGGGACAACCGTCGCCCGGATAACCTAGCTTTCTCCGTCCCCCCTTCGCAGTCACACCCAGTACAGGAATATTAACCTGTTTCCCATCGACTACGCCTTTCGGCCTCGCCTTAGGGGTCGACTCACCCTGCCCCGATTAACGTTGGACAGGAACCCTTGGTCTTCCGGCGTGCGGGTTTTTCACCCGCATTATCGTTACTTATGTCAGCATTCGCACTTCTGATACCTCCAGCAGCCCTCACAGGCCACCTTCGCAGGCTTACAGAACGCTCCCCTACCCAACAACACCTTAGTGTCGCTGCCGCAGCTTCGGTGCATGGTTTAGCCCCGTTACATCTTCCGCGCAGGCCGACTCGACCAGTGAGCTATTACGCTTTCTTTAAATGATGGCTGCTTCTAAGCCAACATCCTGGCTGTCTAGGCCTTCCCACATCGTTTCCCACTTAACCATGACTTTGGGACCTTAGCTGGCGGTCTGGGTTGTTTCCCTCTTCACGACGAACGTTAGCACCCGCCGTGTGTCTCCCGTGATAACATTCTTCGGTATTCGTAGTTTGCATCGGGTTGGTAAGTCGGGATGACCCCCTAGCCGAAACAGTGCTCTACCCCCCAAGATGAATTCACGAGGCGCTACCTAAATAGCTTTCGGGGAGAACCAGCTATCTCCCGGTTTGATTGGCCTTTCACCCCCAGCCACAAGTCATCCGCTAATTTTTCAACATTAGTCGGTTCGGTCCTCCAGTTAGTGTTACCCAACCTTCAACCTGCCCATGGCTAGATCACCGGGTTTCGGGTCTATACCCTGCAACTTAACGCCCAGTTAAGACTCGGTTTCCCTCCGGCTCCCCTATTCGGTTAACCTTGCTACAGAATATAAGTCGCTGACCCATTATACAAAAGGTACGCAGTCACCCAACTAGTGGGCTTCCACTGCTTGTACGTACACGGTTTCAGGTTCTATTTCACTCCCCTCGCCGGGGTTCTTTTCGCCTTTCCCTCACGGTACTGGTTCACTATCGGTCAGTCAGGAGTATTTAGCCTTGGAGGATGGTCCCCCCATCTTCAGACAGGATATCACGTGTCCCGCCCTACTCATCGAACTCACAGCCTGTGCATTTTTGTGTACGGGACTATCACCCTTTACTGTGCGACTTTCCAGACGCTTCCACTAATACACACACTGATTCAGGTTCTGGGCTCTTCCCCGTTCGCTCGCCGCTACTGGGGGAATCTCGGTTGATTTCTTTTCCTCGGGGTACTGAGATGTTTCAGTTCCCCCGGTTCGCCTCATGACACTATGGATTCATGTCATGATAGTGTGTCTAAACACACTGGGTTTCCCCATTCGGGTATCGTCGGGTATAACGCTTCATATCAGCTTACCGACGCTTTTCGCAGATTAGCACGCCCTTCATCGCCTCTGACTGCCTAGGCATCCACCGTGTACGCTTAGTCGCTTAACCTCACAACCCGAAGGTGTCTTTGATAAACCAAAGTCATCATCGCGCTGTGATTATTTGAGAGACTCATTGACAGACAAATTCACCGTGTTTACCCATAAATAGCCAAGGTATTCACGATTATTCCGCTGTCATGTTTCAATTTTCAGCTTGTTCCAGATTGTTAAAGAGCAAAATACTTCGCAGCATACTGTTTCCAATACACTCTGAAGTCTTTTTAATGGTGGAGCTATGCGGGATCGAACCGCAGACCTCCTGCGTGCAAAGCAGGCGCTCTCCCAGCTGAGCTATAGCCCCATCGCTACTCGCAGTCACCCTAATTACCACTCATGGAAGAGTTGGTAGGCCTGAGTGGACTTGAACCACCGACCTCACCCTTATCAGGGGTGCGCTCTAACCACCTGAGCTACAAGCCTATTAAGGTATTCTGCTCGCTATCTTCATCAGACAATCTGTGTGAGCACTTCACTCAATCCATATCTTCTTGCTAAGGAGGTGATCCAACCGCAGGTTCCCCTACGGTTACCTTGTTACGACTTCACCCCAGTCATGAATCACAAAGTGGTAAGCGCCCCCCCGAAGGTTAAGCTACCTACTTCTTTTGCAACCCACTCCCATGGTGTGACGGGCGGTGTGTACAAGGCCCGGGAACGTATTCACCGTAGCATTCTGATCTACGATTACTAGCGATTCCGACTTCATGGAGTCGAGTTGCAGACTCCAATCCGGACTACGACGTACTTTATGAGGTCCGCTCACCCTCGCAGGCTCGCTTCTCTTTGTATACGCCATTGTAGCACGTGTGTAGCCCTACTCGTAAGGGCCATGATGACTTGACGTCATCCCCACCTTCCTCCGGTTTATCACCGGCAGTCTCCTTTGAGTTCCCGACCTAATCGCTGGCAACAAAGGATAAGGGTTGCGCTCGTTGCGGGACTTAACCCAACATTTCACAACACGAGCTGACGACAGCCATGCAGCACCTGTCTCACAGTTCCCGAAGGCACTAAGGTATCTCTACCAAATTCTGTGGATGTCAAGAGTAGGTAAGGTTCTTCGCGTTGCATCGAATTAAACCACATGCTCCACCGCTTGTGCGGGCCCCCGTCAATTCATTTGAGTTTTAACCTTGCGGCCGTACTCCCCAGGCGGTCGACTTAACGCGTTAGCTCCGGAAGCCACGCCTCTAGGGCACAACCTCCAAGTCGACATCGTTTACAGCGTGGACTACCAGGGTATCTAATCCTGTTTGCTCCCCACGCTTTCGCACCTGAGCGTCAGTCTTTGTCCAGGGGGCCGCCTTCGCCACCGGTATTCCTCCAGATCTCTACGCATTTCACCGCTACACCTGGAATTCTACCCCCCTCTACAAGACTCTAGCCTGTCAGTTTTGAATGCAGTTCCCAGGTTAAGCCCGGGGATTTCACATCCAACTTAACAAACCGCCTGCGTGCGCTTTACGCCCAGTCATTCCGATTAACGCTTGCACCCTCCGTATTACCGCGGCTGCTGGCACGGAGTTAGCCGGTGCTTCTTCTGCGGGTAACGTCAATCATGAAAGGTATTCGCTCTCACGCCTTCCTCCCCGCTGAAAGTGCTTTACAACCCGAAGGCCTTCTTCACACACGCGGCATGGCTGCATCAGGCTTGCGCCCATTGTGCAATATTCCCCACTGCTGCCTCCCGTAGGAGTCTGGACCGTGTCTCAGTTCCAGTGTGGCTGGTCATCCTCTCAGACCAGCTAGGGATCGTCGCCTAGGTGAGCCTTTACCTCACCTACTAGCTAATCCCATCTGGGCACATCCGATGGCAAGAGGCCCTAAGGTCCCCCTCTTTGGTCTTGCGACATTATGCGGTATTAGCTACCGTTTCCAGTAGTTATCCCCCTCCATCAGGCAGTTTCCCAGACATTACTCACCCGTCCGCCGCTCGTCACCCGAGAGCAAGCTCTCTGTGTTACCGCTCGACTTGCATGTGTTAGGCCTGCCGCCAGCGTTCAATCTGAGCCATGATCAAACTCTTCAATTTAAGATTTGTTTGATTTGCTGAACTCGTCAGCCATGCTCAAAGAATTAAAACTGTTTATTCGTAATGAATTTACTGTTGTTCACTCTTCAAGACTTTTTATATCGTTAAGATACGGTCTTGTGAGTGCCCACACAGATTGTCTGATTGAATTGTTAAAGAGCAGTGCCGCAGCGTACTGCGGCGCGGGCGCATATGTTATGCGTTTCCGCTGTGAAGTCAAGTCATGACTGACTGCCTTCGTTGAATCTTTTCCCTTTCCACCACAACCGCGTGTCGCTGTTGCCGTGTCAGTGGTGGCGCATTATAGGGACTTCTCGCCCTGCCGCAATAAGTATTTTAAAGAAAAATGACTGTTTGCTGCATTCCACAGCAAAACCCCGCCTTATACCTTTTTCTGCACAAACTTATCCACAGAAAGCATTCTACTCAAAAATTGACGAGCATCACGCAAACGTTTTCGCTACAATTCACCCCGTTCAAAATCGTCGTGTTTTTGCGAACGCTAACTGAATATTTCTCTTTATTCCGCAATTATTGCTCTGACAAAGACGATATTCACATACCGTTCTTTACTGACTACCCAAATCCAGGGGATAACATCATCATGCAACAACGCCGTCCAATTCGCCGCGCTCTGCTCAGCGTTTCTGACAAAGCAGGTATTGTCGAATTTGCTCAAGCTCTGTCCCACCGTGGCGTCGAGCTCCTTTCAACCGGAGGAACCGCCCGTTTGCTGGCCGATGCTGGCTTAGCGGTGACAGAAGTCTCTGACTATACCGGTTTCCCGGAAATGATGGATGGGCGAGTAAAGACCCTGCACCCGAAAGTACACGGCGGCATTCTGGGACGACGCGATCAAGATGATGCGATCATGGCGCAGCACGACATCAAGCCGATTGATATCGTCGTTGTGAATCTGTATCCGTTTGCCCAGACCGTCGCGCGTGAGAACTGCACATTAGAAGATGCCGTTGAAAACATCGATATCGGCGGCCCGACTATGGTTCGCTCCGCGGCTAAGAACCATAAGGATGTGGCTATTGTGGTCAAGAGCAGCGACTACAGCGCTATTATTAATGAAATCGACGCCAACGAGGGTTCGCTAACCTACGAAACCCGTTTCGATTTAGCGATTAAAGCCTTCGAGCATACTGCCGCGTACGACAGTATGATTGCCAACTACTTTGGCGCACTGGTTCCGCCTTACCACGGCGATACCGATAAGCCATCTGGCCACTTCCCACGCACATTGAACCTGAACTACATCAAAAAGCAGGATATGCGCTACGGCGAGAACAGCCATCAGCAAGCTGCCTTCTATATAGAAGAGAATATTCACGAGGCATCTGTCGCCACGTCTACACAGTTACAAGGAAAGGCGCTGTCTTATAACAACATCGCCGATACCGATGCAGCGCTGGAGTGTGTGAAAGAATTCGCCGAACCCGCCTGCGTTATCGTTAAACACGCGAATCCTTGTGGCGTCGCCATTGGCGGCTCAATTCTTGATGCCTATGAACGCGCCTATAAAACCGACCCGACATCTGCATTCGGCGGCATTATCGCTTTCAACCGAGAATTGGATGAAGAAACTGCACAAGCCATCCTCAGCCGCCAGTTTGTCGAAGTGATTATTGCGCCATCCGTCAGTGAGGCGGTATTGAAAGTGACAGCCGCCAAACAAAACGTACGTGTCCTGACCAGTGGTAGCTGGCAGCAACGTATTCCTGGCCTGGATTTCAAACGTGTCAACGGCGGTTTGCTGGTACAGGATCGTGATTTGGGTATGGTTGACGCGTCTCAACTGCGCGTCGTGACTGAACGCCAGCCGAACGAGCAGGAATTACGCGATGCACTCTTCTGTTGGAAAGTGGCTAAATTCGTTAAATCCAACGCGATCGTCTATGCCCGCGACAACATGACTATCGGGATAGGCGCCGGTCAGATGAGCCGCGTTTACTCTGCGAAAATAGCCGGAATAAAAGCGGAAGATGAAGGGCTGGAAGTAAAAGGTTCCGCAATGGCTTCTGATGCCTTCTTCCCATTCCGCGATGGCATTGATGCTGCCGCGGCCGTTGGCATTACTTGCGTGATCCAACCGGGGGGGTCCATTCGTGATGATGAAGTTATTGCTGCCGCCAACGAACATGGCATTGCGATGATCTTTACCGGTATGCGCCATTTCCGCCATTAATTCTGGAGCTTGACTGAAATGAACATTTTAATCATTGGCAGTGGTGGACGCGAACACGCGTTGGCCTGGAAAACGGCGCAATCGCCGCTGGCTAAGCGCGTTTATGTTGCTCCAGGCAACGCGGGCACCGCACTTGAACCGGCGCTGACCAACGTCGATATCGCCGCAACCGATATTCCTGCGTTAGTCGCCTTTGCACAGGAAAACCACATCGATTTAACCATCGTTGGCCCAGAAACACCGTTAGTTCTTGGTGTTGTAGATGCGTTTCAGAGTGCAGGCCTAAAAATCTTTGGCCCAACACAGAGCGCAGCCCAGTTAGAAGGTTCTAAAGCCTTTACAAAAGATTTTCTGGCACGCCATAACATCCCAACGGCGGAATACCAGAACTTTACCGAAATTGAACCCGCGCTAGCCTATGTTCGCAGTAAAGGGGCTCCTATTGTTATCAAGGCGGACGGATTAGCCGCGGGCAAAGGCGTCATTGTCGCCATGACATTACAAGAAGCAGAAAATGCCATTCAGGATATGTTGGCGGGCAATGCATTTGGCGATGCCGGACACCGTATCGTGGTGGAAGAGTTTCTTGATGGCGAAGAAGCCAGTTTCATCGTTATGGTGGACGGTAAACATGTATTGCCGATGGCAACCAGCCAAGATCATAAGCGTGTGGGGGATAAAGATACCGGCCCAAATACTGGCGGTATGGGCGCGTATTCACCTGCACCAGTCGTGACCGACGAAATTCATCAGCGCGTGATGGATCAGGTGATTTGGCCGACCGTAAATGGCATGGCCGCAGAGGGAAATACCTACGTCGGTTTCCTGTATGCAGGACTGATGATTTCTGCCGATGGCCAGCCAAAAGTGATCGAATTCAACTGTCGCTTTGGCGATCCTGAAACACAGCCAATTATGCTGCGCCTGCGCTCAGATCTGGTGGAGCTGTGTCTGGCAGCCTGTGACGGAACGCTGGATCAGAAAGATTCCGTCTGGGATGAGCGTCCGTCTCTGGGTGTGGTTTTGGCCGCAGGCGGCTACCCGGCTGACTACAACACGGGCGATGTGATTTCCGGTTTACCGCTGCAGGATGCCGAAGATGGCAAGGTCTTTCATGCGGGTACTAAGCTGAACGGTGTTAATGTCGTTACCAACGGCGGCCGCGTACTGTGCGTCACCGCATTGGGTAATACCGTGGCCGAAGCGCAGCAACGCGCTTATGAAATAGCCGCAGGTATTCAGTGGCAAGGAGTATTCTGTCGCAAAGACATCGGCTACCGTGCCATTGAGCGCGAGCAAGCCTGATAACTGATGCTCCGATAAACGATTATCTGATCAATACTGAAGCCCGGAGAAATCCGGGTTTTTTAATCGCTATTTAGGCTGCCACTGGCAGACGTCATCTTCCACCACCAGCAATAGCTGAATCCCTTCGGGTGCTTCTAGCCATGCAACGTTCAGCGGACGCGCCGTATGCGATTTTTGCTGTGCAATCCATTCACGCGAGTCTCTGTCGAAATCAGGGCGAACGACCTTACCATCACAAGACTGAACTTGCCCTTCCAGCCATTTCCCTTGTTTCAGTATTACCTTGCCTGCACGCAGGACATCACTCAATTCCAACATCCGTTTTGCATCGAACTGATAGAGCGCAACATCATCATCGGAAAGCGACTCTCGTCTTTCAGCCAGTTGCCGCTGCATAAAGCTGACGGTTCCATCTTCAGCAAAGCGCAAACGCATATCTTCCTTTTGTGTACCGAGCTGATTACGCTGTATTTCACGTAGCTTATCCTGTTGGAACGTGTAGCGAGTCACCACCAGGGCATTGCCCTGCAAGGGGCTATACACGGTAGTCAGCGACGTCGTATTCTGCGCATCATCTTTACGCCATAACCGCACAATACCGCGATCGG contains:
- the purD gene encoding phosphoribosylamine--glycine ligase — protein: MNILIIGSGGREHALAWKTAQSPLAKRVYVAPGNAGTALEPALTNVDIAATDIPALVAFAQENHIDLTIVGPETPLVLGVVDAFQSAGLKIFGPTQSAAQLEGSKAFTKDFLARHNIPTAEYQNFTEIEPALAYVRSKGAPIVIKADGLAAGKGVIVAMTLQEAENAIQDMLAGNAFGDAGHRIVVEEFLDGEEASFIVMVDGKHVLPMATSQDHKRVGDKDTGPNTGGMGAYSPAPVVTDEIHQRVMDQVIWPTVNGMAAEGNTYVGFLYAGLMISADGQPKVIEFNCRFGDPETQPIMLRLRSDLVELCLAACDGTLDQKDSVWDERPSLGVVLAAGGYPADYNTGDVISGLPLQDAEDGKVFHAGTKLNGVNVVTNGGRVLCVTALGNTVAEAQQRAYEIAAGIQWQGVFCRKDIGYRAIEREQA
- a CDS encoding DUF1481 domain-containing protein, whose product is MLVKRLGALSPLLFLRRWCGAGVVLVAVVACSNHTPPPEFFASGYVADRGIVRLWRKDDAQNTTSLTTVYSPLQGNALVVTRYTFQQDKLREIQRNQLGTQKEDMRLRFAEDGTVSFMQRQLAERRESLSDDDVALYQFDAKRMLELSDVLRAGKVILKQGKWLEGQVQSCDGKVVRPDFDRDSREWIAQQKSHTARPLNVAWLEAPEGIQLLLVVEDDVCQWQPK
- the purH gene encoding bifunctional phosphoribosylaminoimidazolecarboxamide formyltransferase/IMP cyclohydrolase — protein: MQQRRPIRRALLSVSDKAGIVEFAQALSHRGVELLSTGGTARLLADAGLAVTEVSDYTGFPEMMDGRVKTLHPKVHGGILGRRDQDDAIMAQHDIKPIDIVVVNLYPFAQTVARENCTLEDAVENIDIGGPTMVRSAAKNHKDVAIVVKSSDYSAIINEIDANEGSLTYETRFDLAIKAFEHTAAYDSMIANYFGALVPPYHGDTDKPSGHFPRTLNLNYIKKQDMRYGENSHQQAAFYIEENIHEASVATSTQLQGKALSYNNIADTDAALECVKEFAEPACVIVKHANPCGVAIGGSILDAYERAYKTDPTSAFGGIIAFNRELDEETAQAILSRQFVEVIIAPSVSEAVLKVTAAKQNVRVLTSGSWQQRIPGLDFKRVNGGLLVQDRDLGMVDASQLRVVTERQPNEQELRDALFCWKVAKFVKSNAIVYARDNMTIGIGAGQMSRVYSAKIAGIKAEDEGLEVKGSAMASDAFFPFRDGIDAAAAVGITCVIQPGGSIRDDEVIAAANEHGIAMIFTGMRHFRH